From a region of the Takifugu flavidus isolate HTHZ2018 chromosome 18, ASM371156v2, whole genome shotgun sequence genome:
- the LOC130514879 gene encoding LOW QUALITY PROTEIN: sterile alpha motif domain-containing protein 9-like (The sequence of the model RefSeq protein was modified relative to this genomic sequence to represent the inferred CDS: inserted 1 base in 1 codon) translates to MAGALNQSPESWNECGQTSKEDCKPRPFDQEGTDFIYVKHRVMQPESGAFDLISPCHEYKSFALAATLDRTRLQAKFAHEVLKFAIGCMNIRSNGTIHFGVVDSKENADYTHGEILGILVQEKDIYVDALDYIERSIPTDSEHVRQCVRPPRFIEVMDQKGTEKRYVVEVDIVPLLSIVRNKVYAARLPNFKEATNKVEMEKQQILRRVGAKTEPVNEKDLSEFYERVKDRDTQREEAERSMFLCMPESCQDLGRKLTMLMTSGKKLMEEDKWFILVTNKLKPDDLCNVDWLLNMNVFCVFDFDPDSKVSGLCKTYLQHHTANMHSLQTYKLSGDMSIKEFISKLFLFDQTSWIFCNGRSDFKGNENPCDELTWIKTKMTFLRESVSLICKQILPKGTFQVIFLLTSPVEKPLLHTFNEFFTDMEGHEDIICICEAAENFQKWKSFAEGSCGTETLDNGSVVGMTMSHINATVLQIQPVQACTRKHLPVFVKGTCDLKTQVEEQLCSLEILTVNHCEETREDFINEEKKNIEQQFYHGGKVRWLNFWLAERGFVGEVIKRDAYQEVSNLLNDALKSNTGQSPVNIINIYHHPGSGGSTVARQVLWDNRKTIRCAVIKHSYSVAIVADHAVKLREYEEKDAQRCLPTLLLIEDSDKEYLDDLKNELEVAINNKIVQNLTCFILLSCRRSHEPEKKCKESPLMNVSVTHKLSAQEKEKFSRKRKDLERKYDPNFILTFVLLSEEFNEEYVTLFVEHLLQGIDHESVTTRLIHYVALLNTYVQDSFISQSHCEALLGLTFHLERFHQHNFEQSLSPQARLVFLHLRDEKTHINSVSIIHPFVAKEILHQLLGDQLTQSSLAMDLLHEKVLFEHRFGREIYLSFLRALFIRRARISKGDGYDSAFAPLIEHVCENEKNLQKAIQLLEEAFQYFREDPFIAQTLARLHYTYKMFEQAEHWAETAAKQQPYNSFILDTKGQVYKKWFQKKCNDLEEASIKKTPQNTADAVETALKAIECFQECEKAAVADMDNVNNSGFFSEVETECSLLKLILSVDVFANKLNGHSECMKYLLTDYIPVEVKDAWEPFHDRLKKLNRAMQDALEWISEELSYFQKDIGNDEEEIQVIAEEKISNPLKWMEKTSEAYGKYFSETIQPHELNPEKTAQLSPFQKRMMIFKLGGGNITSILSTLADQKKAVPRLEAILSLYPSSPQRAKFGQKDIVNYIFTHIALNCLSPQNPRVAHLKDLQALCHQVPSDKRKCLPGVLFLITMLFWPEDQDTDQEKXKKYEIVQSAVEHLDKYYWDKKKDIPQRKRRIYTHFFLGAGKGLLKFVHKKKFESVTTGFTVLEKRMKWFRGENWKNPEIVKVLKCVTGWTEDGVVYLEGPLKRKFSIMPLHKPSVPHGNENITFYLGFTFRGPVACNIVVT, encoded by the exons CTGGCGCTCTTAATCAGTCACCAGAGAGTTGGAATGAAT GTGGCCAGACCTCAAAGGAGGACTGTAAACCAAGGCCATTCGATCAAGAAGGAACTGATTTTATATATGTGAAACACCGAGTGATGCAACCTGAATCTGGGGCTTTCGACCTGATCTCCCCGTGTCATGAATACAAGTCTTTTGCACTTGCTGCTACATTGGACCGCACAAGACTCCAAGCCAAGTTTGCCCATGAGGTTCTGAAATTTGCAATTGGATGTATGAATATCAGGTCAAATGGAACTATACACTTTGGTGTGGTGGACAGTAAAGAGAATGCAGATTATACACATGGTGAGATATTAGGCATTTTGGTCCAAGAGAAAGACATCTATGTCGATGCATTAGATTATATTGAAAGGAGCATTCCCACCGACAGTGAACATGTTCGCCAGTGCGTACGACCTCCAAGGTTCATTGAGGTTATGGATCAGAAAGGTACAGAAAAGAGATATGTGGTAGAAGTTGACATTGTGCCTTTGCTAAGTATTGTGAGGAACAAGGTGTATGCGGCACGTCTCCCAAACTTCAAGGAGGCGACAAACAAAGTGGAGATGGAGAAGCAACAAATACTGCGGCGGGTGGGTGCCAAAACAGAGCCAGTGAATGAAAAAGACTTGAGCGAGTTTTATGAGCGGGTCAAAGATCGCGATACTCAGCGGGAAGAAGCAGAAAGAAGCATGTTCCTCTGTATGCCAGAATCCTGCCAAGACCTTGGAAGGAAACTCACCATGTTAATGACGAGTGGAAAGAAATTGATGGAAGAGGACAAATGGTTCATCCTGGTCACCAACAAACTCAAACCAGATGATCTCTGTAATGTCGACTGGCTTctaaacatgaatgtgttttgtgtgtttgacttTGACCCTGACTCGAAGGTGTCGGGACTCTGCAAGACATACCTCCAGCATCACACTGCAAACATGCATTCTTTGCAGACCTATAAGTTATCTGGTGACATGTCCATCAAGGAATTCATCAGCAAGCTGTTTCTGTTTGACCAAACCAGTTGGATTTTTTGTAATGGCCGCAGTGactttaaaggaaatgaaaaccCGTGTGATGAACTGACTTGGATAAAGACCAAAATGACTTTTCTGCGGGAATCTGTATCATTGATCTGTAAGCAGATATTGCCAAAGGGTACTTTCCAAGTAATTTTCCTTCTAACATCACCAGTGGAGAAACCACTCTTGCACACCTTTAATGAGTTTTTCACAGACATGGAAGGTCATGAGGACATCATCTGTATCTGTGAAGCAGCGGAAAACTTCCAAAAGTGGAAAAGCTTTGCAGAGGGGTCATGTGGAACAGAAACTCTGGACAATGGAAGCGTTGTTGGTATGACCATGAGCCACATCAATGCAACCGTGCTGCAAATACAGCCTGTTCAAGCATGTACCCGTAAACACTTGCCAGTCTTTGTCAAGGGGACCTGTGATCTAAAGACTCAAGTTGAAGAACAGTTGTGTTCCCTGGAAATTTTGACAGTCAATCACTGCGAAGAAACAAGAGAAGACTTCATcaatgaagagaaaaagaacaTTGAACAGCAATTTTACCATGGTGGGAAGGTGAGATGGTTGAACTTCTGGCTTGCTGAGCGTGGATTCGTTGGTGAGGTAATAAAGAGAGATGCCTATCAAGAAGTGTCAAATCTCCTCAATGATGCATTGAAGTCAAATACAGGTCAGAGTCCTGTAAATATTATCAACATTTATCATCATCCGGGAAGTGGTGGAAGCACTGTAGCAAGACAGGTTCTGTGGGATAACAGGAAAACTATAAGGTGTGCAGTCATAAAGCATTCATACTCAGTTGCTATTGTTGCAGACCATGCTGTTAAACTGAGAGAATATGAAGAAAAAGATGCACAGAGGTGTCTCCCCACACTGCTGCTCATTGAAGACTCGGACAAAGAATATCTGGATGACCTCAAGAATGAGCTGGAAGTTGCCATAAACAACAAAATAGTTCAAAACTTAACATGTTTCATTTTGTTAAGTTGCAGACGATCACACGAGCCAGAGAAAAAATGCAAGGAGTCCCCATTAATGAATGTGTCTGTCACTCACAAGCTGTCTGCCcaagagaaagaaaagtttTCTAGAAAGCGAAAAGACCTTGAAAGAAAATATGACCCCAATTTTATTCtgacttttgttttgttgaGTGAAGAATTTAACGAGGAATATGTAACATTGTTTGTAGAACACTTGCTGCAAGGAATTGATCATGAATCTGTTACTACTCGCCTCATTCACTATGTAGCCCTGTTGAACACTTACGTTCAAGACTCTTTTATTTCTCAGTCCCATTGTGAAGCTTTGCTTGGGTTAACCTTTCACTTGGAAAGGTTTCACCAACACAACTTTGAGCAATCGCTCAGTCCTCAGGCTAGGCTGGTCTTTTTGCACCTTAGGGACGAGAAGACACACATCAATTCCGTCAGCATCATTCATCCATTTGTTGCAAAGGAAATCCTCCACCAACTTCTGGGAGACCAACTGACCCAGAGCAGCCTGGCCATGGACTTGCTCCATGAAAAAGTCCTTTTTGAACATCGTTTTGGAAGGGAAATATATCTGTCATTTTTGAGAGCACTCTTCATCAGGCGGGCTAGAATCAGCAAGGGGGATGGATACGATAGTGCTTTTGCTCCTTTGATAGAGCACGTGtgtgaaaatgagaaaaacctACAAAAGGCCATTCAGTTACTGGAAGAAGCCTTTCAGTATTTTCGTGAAGATCCGTTCATTGCCCAAACACTTGCTCGTCTTCATTACACCTACAAAATGTTTGAACAGGCAGAACACTGGGCAGAGACAGCAGCCAAACAGCAGCCTTACAATTCGTTCATACTAGACACAAAAGGTCAGGTGTACAAAAAGTGGTTCCAAAAAAAGTGCAATGATCTTGAAGAAGCCAGTATAAAGAAGACGCCTCAGAATACAGCAGATGCTGTGGAGACTGCACTGAAAGCCATTGAGTGTTTTCAAGAATGTGAGAAAGCAGCAGTCGCAGATATGGACAATGTCAACAATTCAGGATTTTTTTCTGAAGTAGAGACCGAGTGCAGCCTACTAAAACTGATCCTGTCAGTGGATGTTTTTGCAAACAAACTCAACGGCCATTCTGAATGTATGAAGTACCTACTGACAGACTACATCCCAGTGGAAGTCAAGGATGCCTGGGAGCCATTTCACGATCGTCTGAAAAAGCTTAACAGGGCAATGCAAGACGCCTTGGAATGGATTTCGGAAGAACTGAGCTACTTTCAGAAGGACATTGGTAATGACGAAGAGGAGATCCAGGTGATTGCAGAGGAGAAGATAAGCAATCCACTAAAATggatggaaaaaacatctgaagCATATGGGAAGTACTTCAGTGAAACTATTCAACCACATGAACTTAACCCGGAGAAAACTGCTCAACTAAGTCCTTTTCAAAAGCGCATGATGATCTTCAAACTTGGAGGCGGAAATATAACCTCCATCCTTTCTACGCTGGCGGACCAGAAGAAGGCAGTGCCCCGTCTCGAGGCCATCCTGTCTCTATATCCCAGCAGTCCACAGAGGGCCAAATTTGGCCAAAAGGATATTGTCAACTACATATTCACTCATATTGCTCTGAACTGTCTCTCGCCCCAGAATCCAAGGGTAGCACATTTAAAAGATCTTCAAGCACTTTGTCATCAGGTCCCATCTGATAAGAGGAAGTGTTTACCAGGTGTCTTATTCTTAATTACCATGTTATTCTGGCCTGAAGATCAGGACACGgatcaagaaa gaaaaaagtatgAAATTGTGCAATCAGCTGTTGAACACCTGGATAAATACTACTGGGACAAGAAGAAGGACATTCCCCAGAGGAAAAGAAGGATCTACACCCATTTTTTTCTGGGAGCTGGGAAAGGCCTGCTCAAATTTGTGCACAAGAAAAAGTTTGAGAGTGTCACAACAGGCTTCACCGTTTTAGAGAAACGGATGAAGTGGTTTAGGGGTGAAAACTGGAAAAATCCCGAGATTGTCAAGGTCCTAAAATGTGTCACTGGATGGACAGAAGATGGGGTGGTTTACCTGGAGGGTCCCCTTAAGAGGAAGTTCAGTATCATGCCCCTTCACAAACCTTCAGTTCCTCATGGGAATGAAAACATCACTTTCTATTTGGGGTTCACATTTAGAGGCCCTGTTGCCTGCAACATTGTTGTAACATAG